GCCCAACCATTTTGAGTTCCCGCATGGCTTCTCCTCGCAGGCTTTGTGCAGGTCAGCTTCAATTTCTCCGGACCCATCACTGTGCCGCACTCTAGTCCAGCTAACGCCCACAACCTGTGCTGACACGCTGGGCGGTTTGCGCGCCGATGGCCGGACGGGCGGAATGGAATCGTCCGCCTCGCCCCCTCGCCGGACTAAAGCCGTTCGACGACCCAGTCGACGCACTGCGTCAGCGCGCTGACGTCATCGGGATCGACCGCGGGGAACATCGCGATCCGGAGCTGGTTGCGGCCGAGCTTGCGGTACGGCTCGGTGTCGACGATCCCGTTCGCCCGCAAAATCTTGGCGACCGCCGCGGCGTCGACGTCGTCGACGAAGTCGATCGTGCCCACCACCTGGGAGCGCAGCGCCGGGTCGGTGACGAACGGCGTGGTGTACGGCCGCTCCTGCGCCCACGAGTACAACCGCTGCGACGAGTCCGCCGTGCGCTTGACCGCCCAGTCGAGTCCGCCGTTGCCCAGCATCCAGTCCAGCTGTTCGGCCATCAGGGCGAGCGTGCCGATCGCCGGGGTGTTGTACGTCTGATCCTTCAGGCTGTTCTCGATTGCGATCGGCAGCGACAGGAAGTCGGGAACCCAGCGACCGGCCGCGGCGATGGCGTCGACCCGGGCCAGCGCGGCCGGGCTCATGACAGCCAGCCACAGTCCGCCGTCGCTGGCGAAGTTCTTCTGCGGCGAGAAGTAATAAGCATCGGTGTCGGTGATGTCGACCGGGAGGCCGCCGGCCCCGGACGTCGCATCGATCGCGACGAGTGCGTCACCCGATCCGGCCGGACGCTTGATCGGGACCGCGACGCCGGTCGACGTCTCGTTGTGCGCCCACGCGATCAGGTCAACCGACGGGTCGGTTTGCGGCTCGGGTGCGCTGCCGGCGTCGGCCTTGATGACAATCGGATCCTCGACGAACGGGTTCTTGGCGACGCAGGAGGCGAACTTCGAGCTGAATTCGCCGTAGGTCAGGTGCAGCGAGCGCTTGTCGATCAGTCCGAATGCGGCCGAATCCCAGAACGCGGTCGCGCCACCGTTGCCCAAGATGACCT
The Mycobacterium sp. 050128 genome window above contains:
- the serC gene encoding phosphoserine transaminase; amino-acid sequence: MSMADQLQIPADLKPRDGRFGCGPSKVRPEQLQALTTTAAALFGTSHRQAPVKNLVGRVRKGVSELFSVPDGYEVILGNGGATAFWDSAAFGLIDKRSLHLTYGEFSSKFASCVAKNPFVEDPIVIKADAGSAPEPQTDPSVDLIAWAHNETSTGVAVPIKRPAGSGDALVAIDATSGAGGLPVDITDTDAYYFSPQKNFASDGGLWLAVMSPAALARVDAIAAAGRWVPDFLSLPIAIENSLKDQTYNTPAIGTLALMAEQLDWMLGNGGLDWAVKRTADSSQRLYSWAQERPYTTPFVTDPALRSQVVGTIDFVDDVDAAAVAKILRANGIVDTEPYRKLGRNQLRIAMFPAVDPDDVSALTQCVDWVVERL